TTAAAGCCATGAAAAAATTTACTATTCTAACCCGTTGTGCATTTAGAAAAAGTTGTGCAAACTGCTAAAAGGCAGTAAATTGTAGTAACCACACTATAATTTATATGCACAACTTTCAAACAAATTACGACAAAATACTCAAGGTTTTAAAAGAATTAGATTGTAAAATGGATTATTTACGTCAAATACGCAAACCTAAATTGAGAGATAAAGAACTCATTGCTGTAGATTTAACATCAGAGTATATGGGTGTTGATAGTGAATGCCAACTTTTTCGAATTCTACCTGCTGGTTTATCCAGAAAAATAGAGCGCAGTGTCTACAACAGAAGAAAGCGTAAGTTGTTTCCATTTAGAGAATCACTTCGAAAAGCATTGGTAAAGAAGCTGAATACATCCGAGTATTGTTATATCGTTGACAGCATGCCTTTAGAGGTCTGTAAATTATCAAGAAGCTCTAGGAGCAAGATATGTAAAGAACAGGGATACAGTCTGCCCGAAAAAGGATACTGTGCGAGTCAATCAAGCCATTATTATGGGTATAAGCTGCATGCTGTCTGTTCTGCGCAGGGTGTTATAGAAAGCATGGACATTAGTCCTGCTTCTGTACACGATATCAACTATTTAAAGGATATAAGGCACCAATTAAGTGATTGTGTATTGCTTGGCGACAGAGGTTATTTGTCAGCGGAACATCAATTAAATTTGTTTGAATCCCATAATATTAGGCTAGAAACCCCTATGAGAAAAAATCAACATAACTATAGGGAGCAGCCGTATATCTTCAAGAAATCCAGAAAACGTATTGAAACTTTGTTCTCCCAACTTTGTGACCAATTTATGATTCGAAGGAATTATGCTAAATCTTTTGAGGGGTTCAAAAACCGAATA
This genomic stretch from Flavobacteriaceae bacterium GSB9 harbors:
- a CDS encoding IS982 family transposase, with protein sequence MHNFQTNYDKILKVLKELDCKMDYLRQIRKPKLRDKELIAVDLTSEYMGVDSECQLFRILPAGLSRKIERSVYNRRKRKLFPFRESLRKALVKKLNTSEYCYIVDSMPLEVCKLSRSSRSKICKEQGYSLPEKGYCASQSSHYYGYKLHAVCSAQGVIESMDISPASVHDINYLKDIRHQLSDCVLLGDRGYLSAEHQLNLFESHNIRLETPMRKNQHNYREQPYIFKKSRKRIETLFSQLCDQFMIRRNYAKSFEGFKNRILSKITAMTVIQYINMFEFNRNINNLKINIA